TATAACTTTAAAAGTGCTGCCAATAGAGTCGATCCTGTATTATTACTTTCATTCTTATAGATGGAAAGAATTATTCTGTAGatcccttttttctcttttattaaaATACATCATATATGGGTGTAATTATACAGATAATTATTGCAATTATCAAGATCACAAAACTAATGGGATTTCCGTAAATTGAATGCTTGAGATAGCAGCGCATAACCATGATGCTATAATCCACCCACTAACAAATATGTTATCATGTGAATACATTTGTAAGGAAATCTAAGCTTATTACAGAGTCAAAAACTTAGCTTGTTAAACTGTTTAGGAGATAATATTTAAAGAGATATACAACTTACCCAATTTCTCCCATAATTTAAAACCAATTAGCTAATATAAAATAAACCCTATAAAGGTTATCAGTAAGTGGACCAGAATATcaaaaatacttaaaaaaaaaaaaaaacatcaatttGTGGTAGTAGCATAATCTTTTGCCATGGTACAAACAATTACTTATTTTAATATCaaatttgaaagagaaaagtaAAAGCAAGCATGCAACCTTTGATGTTCTAttatttggtatgttaattATTCACTAATCAGTCATTGAATGATACAATCCAAAGTTATGCCTATCAAGTATCAAGAATCTGAAAACATTTTAGATGATTTTGTCATTTTGTAGTATGTGTACTTTAATTTGACTCGGTATAGACATCATCAACTAATACTTACACGTAGCTTACCAAAATGTCTAATCAACTAACCATGACATTTTGTGGTGCTAAAAGAAAATTCTCAAACAAAGTGCGTCCTGCAGAAACTAACTTTCGAAATAAGAAGCACAATACTTTAGTTACCTGCTTTGAAGATAATACTTTTGCGACCTGCTTTGAAGACAGGAAGTGAGAGTTTGATTGCCACATGATTTTGTaaaattcaacttcaatttggagAAAGATTATAGCATCCTGCTGATAACGtgtaataaaataatacaaatcaAGAGAGAAATAAGAGAATTAGAGAAGAAACTTAGAAGAGATTTTATTGTCATATTTTGATGATATACATGATAGGAGAAAATAttctcctatttataggagaaaaatTTCTTGGTGCCCAAGTAACTAGATATATCATAACTAGATTAATTTCATAGTAACTATGTTGATTCTTAGTTACATTGGCTCTAACCAAAACTTGCTCACCAAGTACTTGAATGATACATGGACATTcactattaaataatatttacaacaactatAATACAGATATTTAATGTAATGAATTTTTCAAGTCGTGCCTAACTTTCCCATCGGATGGAATTTTAGGGGAAAAcaaatttaatgaatttttgtaGGGATAAAAATGGGAAATTAGCCCAAATAAATACTCCTTCTATCGCATATTAGTTGCCCACATTAACATAAATATTCGTTTCAAAATACGTgttcatttataaaatcaaGACAGAATTAATTAGGTTTTTCCTatttgcccttaacattaattattttttcaagcaaccaatattgattagagtgcAATTAATTAGAGAGATAACAGTAATGTAGTAAAAATGTACTTTTATCTATGAATTTTTGAAGGAcgtataaaagaaaaaatggacAAATAATATGAGACAGAGGGAGCAGTTTGTGTAGTTTCCCCTTAcaggaaaataagaaatttggTCGAAGTTGCCATTTCAATTGAAAGATACAAATCTTTGAATTCTCCACTTTGaccatagaaatcaaatattttttttttttttgaaatttttgaagtttaaGTTGAAGATGGTTTGTATTTggttataattttaaaaaataatatttggttgtttgaatatacattttcaaaaaaaaaatataaaatatgatttatacCCCTAATTTTTAAAATCTAGTAAAATCCCGTAACTTGACTAAATTTACCCGAATTTATTATCCTTAttattttcttcctctttttaaaCCACATTCGTTAACTCTAATccttattattttatgcagtATATAAAAACCACATTCATTAACTCTAATGCTGATTATTTTCGTCAAACTGATCAACTCCCAAGAGTgtcaagtcttttttttttttaataaagtttAGAATATTGGGTAATGCGTAATAGAACATGCAACATTTTGGTGGCTAATATCGATGGGgccatttttataaaaataaaaaatttagggtaaactttaaaaagaaaaataaatgcaatggTTCAAAACTAAAAGTGGAAAAATGAGGGTTTAAAGTATTATCAAAATTTCGAATACAATTTAaagttgtatttaaaattttcgaGTAAAGACTGATTTTCcaataaagttaaaaaaaaaaaagttcgggAAAAAAGTTAACAATTCTCATGGAAATATGACCAtaacttccaaatatttttctctttatttgaaATTGTAGTTGAAGACgaagttgtgtttgattatattttttacaaaaaatatttgaaatagtgttaatgtttgaatgtacttaaatacaacttcaaaaataaaaagtgagTTGAAAAATAGGTTATGAGTTGTTTTCTAAACTTAAAGCAACTTCAAgttgaatttaaaattttcatgaccaaacactaatttttgacCCGTTTGGctatgagaatttttcacttgtTTCCAGAAAATATTTCCACTTTATTTGTCAATCACCTAaaaccttgttttcactttgggtacattcaaacaaccaagtaatctttgcaaaaactataaccaagcacaactccaacttcaaaattacaaataaagcgaaaatatgaccaaacacttattttctaataaaataaattattattccTAAACAGGTCTTAAATAATTCTGACTTCAAGGACAAATTAGGAATTTCCTGAATCTAACACTAGTACTATGTAGTATTATCAATTATGGTTACTATTCGGCGTCGTTGCATAGGCAGTGTCCGTTAAAATTTTCGCTCAACCCTGTTTTTGTTTGACCTTGgcgaaaaatatatattcatattcagCACACACAAATTTATACAATACATTATTAGTTAGAAaatataagatttttttttttttaaaaaaagatgatATTTTCAAGGGTTTGTTTCAGATTTCTAGAAATCGTTTCAGTAGATGTCGATGCTTATTTTCATTACGTCCATGCTTCTCAAAAGGTGAAATAaatcttcctctttttttttttttttaatttggattTCTATTTTTATTAGTCACTGTTTTACTTTTCTTTAGCTCTAACTGGGAATGAATATTTGTTGTTTTAGTTTAAAGTCGTGATCTCTCTTTTAATGGGGAAAAcaaatttaatgaatttttgtaGGGATAAAAATGGGAAAATATGATTAGCCCAAATAAGTATTCCTTTCATTGCATGTTAGTTGTTCACATTACTCTAGAATAAATATATGTTCCAAAatatttgttcatttacaaaatcaagatagaattaactaagtttttcctattttgcccttaacattaattgtttttttttacgcaaccaatattgattagagtgcAATTAACTataaagaaataatgagaaTGTAGTAAAATATACTTTTATCTATGAATTTTTAAGGGAAGTATAAAGGAGAAAGTtgacaagtaatatgagacaCAGGAGTAACTTGTGCAGTTTACCCTTataggaaaataagaaattggGTTGAAGTTGCCATTCAATTGAAAGATACAAAACTTTGAATTCTCCCCTTTGTTCCAATCCAGTCCTTTTCGTTCAGcaactaagtaggcgtttggccatagaaatcttttttttttttttttttttttttttttttagaattgaaGTTGAAGATGGTGTTGtatttggttataatttttgaaaataatatttagttgtttgaatatacattcttgaaaaaaaaaaaaaacataaaatatgaCCGTACCCTCAATTTCTAAAATGTAGTAAAATCCCCTAACTTGTCTAATTTACCCGAATTTATCATCTTTATTACTTTCTTCCTCTATCTAAACCACGTTAACTCTAATCcttattattttatgcaatatATAAAACCACATTCGTTAACTCTAGTgcttattattttcttcaaattgatCAACTCCCAAAGAGTGtcaagtccttttttttttttttaataaaatttagaaTATGGGTGATGCGTAGTAAAACATGCAACATTTTGGTGGCTAATATTGATGGggttatttttataaaaacaaaaaatttagggtaaacttaaaaaagaaaaaataaatgcaatgaTTCAAAACTAAAAGTGGAAAAGTGAAAACAGGattttaagtatttttcaaatttcaaatacaattttaagttgtatttgacATTTTCTGAGTAAAGACTGTTTTTccaataaagtgaaaaagaattTCGAGAAAAAAGTGAACAATTCTCATGGACAAAGTGTTCCATGAGAAAAGAAGTGTATTCTCATGGAAATATGCCATAACTTCcaaatgtttttttattttatttgaaattttagttGAGACgaagttgtgtttgattatatttttcacaaaaagtaTTTGAAATAGTTTTAATGCTTGAATGTGCTTAAATACAACTTCAGAAATAAAAAGTGAGATGAAAAATAGGTTATGAGTTGTTTTCTAAACTTAACGTAAgttggattttgaatttgaaattttcgtGACCAAACGCTAATTTTCGTCCATTTGGCcgtgagaatttttcacttgtttccagaaaatattttcactttatttggaattagCGTTTAGTCATGACAATTCCAAATAtaacttgaaatttgaaaaacacctaaaatcctgtttcacttttttcattttgagtacattcaaacaactaaaTAATCTTGGCAAAAGCGCTTGGGACCCCCCTGAACTTGCAACTTTTTATATAGTGCACACCTAAACTATGCGGAGGATTAAAAACCCCCCTGAACTTGCAACTTTAAGTGCCCACACCCCCTTAAGTTTCCACACCCCTTAGCCGTGTAAACACGCGCCGTACACGGTGTGTGTGTGCGATGTGGTTGTCCACGTAGATATCCACGTAGATAATTACAACCCGACCCAAGTTACCCatttattttaactttaaactaaACATCGGGATTTAAACCTCTTTTATCCGTCAAAATTTCAACCTCACCGATGGTTTGTCTCCTTCATATGTTCTCCGAAAGCACGTTTCATTGTACAAACTTCCATTACATTTGTTCTTTTAGGAAGTATAAGGGAGTGAGTAGATTCATTTCTCCTCCATCAATGAgctaatctaataaataattaactttcaaGTGAAGAGCCCAAACAATAAGCATTCAAGGATATCTGCTAACTCtcgcattttcatattttcttttgttatttcctctatcgtgatgctttcctttccaaaatactcaactCCTTCGAACTCGAAAATCACCACATACGTATCAatgtattaagttttcctaatacTAATAACTTACAAtacaaagaatataagaaacgaTACGAGAACGTACgtgcataactaaacataactaaaagtctgaagTTTTCTCCTcgcgacttttagttaaacacactAAAAGTCTGTTTTAACCGtgataactaaacataactaaaagtgccCCCCTAAAAtgggacttttagttaaacacaacaaAAGTCTCATTAACCcgataactaaacataactaaaagtcatGCCTCCCAAGCAGAcatttagttaaacacaactaaaagtctcatTGATCCTGTgataactaaatataactaaaagtccgcctcAAAGATATTCActtgcatttctaagaaagtatgcctcgtatcgagcttgcattttaatcttcttatcataatattgttccaactcacatgcttaatctcgcttacaaattaacaacaattaacataagtatgaattcatgagacaagcaacccaagcgatatgtccaacttaacggaatatagagtactagattttttcgaatccgagctattaaatttaaagtaaccatAAAACTTTGTGTCCATGACtgagtttgtggtaattattatatcccaaagaaattaacaaatcaatattCTATAGATTAAGTGATCCtcgtatatatacttcaaaacctaacaataaattgttgaattaagcgaatagtagttagtatctCACGTAATGACAATGGGTTCGTGCCTTCGTggtgtttaacaattaacatatCGCTATACAATGCAACCCATAATTAGTCTAGTATTATAAATCATTGGTTCAAAGATtaatggaaaggaagaaaattgatggcaaagagaagaaatttaatggaggaattcttgaaatttctaatataTGGTGGAGagatgggttgtggtgtataaATAGGAAGATAAGAGAGAGAGACGttggaaggaaaatattaaaaaaatggttattttaagtttttaaccgTTAGGGGGGGTCCGATGTGGACAAAAAATGACCCCCTCACGCGCGCCAACGAACATTTGAAGTCACCTTCTCGTGCCATGTGGACACTTAAGGGGACGCGACGCATAAAGTTGCAAGTTCAGGGGGGTTTTTAATCCTCCGCATAGTTTAGGTGTGCACTGTATAAAAAGTTGCAAGTTCAGGGGGGTCCCAAGCGCTTTTGCCAAATaatctttgcaaaaactataaccaaacacaattccaacttcaaaattacaaataaagtgagaatatttggttttcatgaccaaacacttattttccaataaaataaattatcattccacaaaaaaaaaaaaaaaaaaaattatggccaaacaggTGTTAAATAATTCGACTTCTAGGACAAATTAGTAATTTCATGAATCTTACACTAGTAGCGTGTATTAATCAAAATTATGGTTACTATTCGGCGTCGTTGCATAGGCGGTGTCCGTTAAATTTTTCGCTCAAAACCCTTCACCGCTTTTGTTTGACCATTCTTGGCCAAAAATATATACTCTAACTCAGCACACACAAATTTATACAATACATTATTAGTTAGAAaatataagaatttttttttttttttaaaaagatgatATTTTCAAGAGGTTTGTCTCAGATTTCTAGAAATCGTTTCAGTAGATGTCGATGCTTATTTTCATTACGTCCACAGCAACAATTATACCATTCACCAATCCATGCTTCTCAAAAGGTGAAAtaaatctctctcttttttttaaaaaaatttttggagttctttttttattagttaCTGTTTTACTTTTCTTTAGCTCTATCTGGGAATGAATATTTGCTGTTTTAGTTTAAAGTCgtgatctctttttttttttttgaggtttCGTGCCAATCAATTAACACGTGTCAATCCCAAATTAGTTGGTATTGAATAGTATAATTGCCCAATTTGTTGCTTTTATTGGTTTTTGAGTTCTATTTTTATTAGTTACTGTGTACTTTGTTTTAGCTGTAACTGGGAATGGATATTTGTTTTTTAGTTCAAAGTCgtgatttttcagttttttactGCAAAgtggatttttttgttttttggattATGTGAAGTGATAGGAAAATTACGCTCTATGTCtacttggagaaaatatttacgccacgtagccaatattttgagtttgttactcGGTTAGCCTATATTTGTGTATAACCACATTTTATACAGTATTATACAAGGTTGGTgcattatgtataatgctttctcccaggtataatgttgtataatattgtatattttttgaaaatttcccgaAGTTTTTTATGGTAGAATGTTGAAGGATATGTTGGGTTTGAGTTTGCGGTTTCTTGCAAATCAATCAACGACTCGTCAATCCGATATTAGTTTGGATTGCTTAGTTTAATTGCTCAATTTGTTGCTTTTATTGGTTTCTGAGTTCTATTTTTTATTAGTTACTGTTACTTTTCTTTAGCTGTAACTGGGAATGGATATTGTTTTTAGTTTAAAGTCGTGATCTgtgtttttttttggttcaattgGAAGAAAATTAATAGTTGCTCTGAAGTTTTTTTGGGGGCTGTTATGTGATTTTCTAATTTTAAAATGTTGAAGGAGATGTCGGGTTGGAGTTTGCGGTTTCTTGACTTTCAAGCAACGACACGTCAATCCCAAATTAGTTGGGAGTGGATAGTTTAATTTGTCAATTTGTTGCTTTTATTGCTAATTTGTGACTTTGCAAGCTTTATTGTCATTGTTTTTTTGTGATTATTAGGTTTTGGGTTGCAGAGTAATtcattcatgggtttctaatgcTCTTAGTGGTATTGGGCAACAAATTCATCATCAAAGCACTGTTATAGCAGAGGTTTGTATAGCATTTTATTTCACAAATCTACAGTAATGATGTTCTGTCCTGTCTTTTTGCTAACATCATATTCAATGACATTCTCCGTATGTAAGCTTCCTCACTAATGGATCTTATGGTTTATGTTTCTTGTAATAAGTTGTGATAAACTGTCTCAAGAAGAAACACCCGGTGTTAtcaaaagcgcaaaaaagctctaaggttcTTTGGGGCTTTAAGTGCAAATAAAGCGTGGGTTAATGAAAAAAGAcgcaaatggagaaaaaaatacaaatatgtatTTGTAGTCCAAAATTAATAATCGTAAGCATGAAtgacaaatatatggacaaagaaatcaatttttatttttattttttatgataaagtgaaatatcaccCGCAAGGGTGGGTCAGTTGGTTGAacatggggctttcataatggaggtctcaggtttaAAGTCCCCTGCCTATGACaacaggggatttgccttctgggtcgagttCGTCGCACGGGGCATGCCTGGGTTACGTCTCCTGTGTGATTTGCGaactattgcacaggagctgggtttaccgTGTGCGCACCTAGCGgatgcgggttcccatgtcatcaaaacaaaaaaaaacaaaaaaatgtgaAGTATCAATTGTTTAGTGTCGCATCTTCAGTGTTGTACTCAGTGgaaaggaaaagtatgtcttagagtcTTGATGAGGACACTGAAGTGCCCAAAAAGCGAGGCGAAGTGCTCAAAATGTTTTGCGCTTCGCTTCAGGGCTTATGTGTGCCTTCGACAACACTGGCAACACCACAGCACCTACTAAGTTTGTTATTCACTAATAAAATGGTCTTTtacatataaaaagaaagtatttcaagaagaaaaaatgatTATATGGTCTAGGCAATTATAAATGTATAAATAGTTGTTTCTTCGTATTCTGATCAAGAGTTTGTGGGCATGAAGGGCCTTTCTCTTTATTCCTTTTCAGTTATCTTAGTCTGTATAGCCAAATGGAATTCAAAATACTTAAAGCTTCGAGCAAGTGGATGAATTTTCTTGAGATCGCGAATGACTCTTGTCAGTGTCATTATTGTTGAGCTGCCACTTTAAGGTCTTTTCTGAGTAGTTCGAGTCTCTTTCTGATGCAAATCATCAAGTCTTTTATTTTCCTCTGTTATTCGTCTTCGCATTTTCTTTTTATGTCCCCTTGCTTTATATAATTGGAgatatgtgattttttttacaCTGTTTCCTGTTCTTTTTCTCAGGAGCAAGTGGACCCATTTTCTCTTGTTGCGGATGACTTATCCCTTCTCTCAAACAGGCTGAGATCTATGGTAGTTGCTGAGGTATATAGCTTGTTCTGTGGTTTGGCAGTTGCTACATTCATGATGCTAGATGACAGCTTGTTTCATTTGTATACAGGTCCCAAAGCTGGCTTCAGCTGCTGAGTATTTCTTCAAAATGGGAGTAGAAGGGAAGAGGTTTCGTCCCACAGTATGATTTGTTACTCCAAAGCTGAATTTTTATGTGTACTATACATTTATCATTAGTTTGGTGCACATGCTTTTGTGGATAGTCATCAAGTAATTGTTGGAAAAGTAAAATCCTCATGTCCTTTGATGAAGTCTGCATAGCTTCCAAAGAAGCCACGATTCTCTTAAGTTACTGAGTTTCTTAAGAAATACTGATGAAAACTAAGTACTTGCTGCTTAGTAAAGGGTTGAGACAATTTTTTTGCAATAAGAGAGACATACATTTCATGCATTTCTTTCAAGAGGCTTAAAACATGTTATCTTAAAAActaaggaagaaaaagaatttcTCTCAGTTTTACATGTAGTAGGTTCAAGCATGAAGCTCCAGGAGAGGTGATTGAAAGCAAAACAAAGAATTTGAATAGAACAGGGAGAAATATGAGAAGACTAAAGAAACAGAAAAAGTTCGCAAACCAAAACTGAACTGAATCCTATCAACTTTCAACAACTGGAtctcctttttttaattttattttgcataTTAGTAGAATATAAAGTTTCATGTTACATATAAACAACACTTGGAGGAAACAATTCTATTTTATTAggtcttcatcaaaaaaaaaaaaaaaaaaatctattttattAGATATGCAATTTTCCAATATATTTATTATCTTATGAGCAATGGTGTTCTTTTAAGGAATATGAATAGAAGTCTCTCTAATTCCAACTTAAGTACCATTGTTGTGTTAATACAAATAATACCCTCTTGAAATATTTTACGTTGGTGGTGCTTCTTATTTGCTTTAAATGGTTATTGAGTTAAGTGCAGTTGCTTGGTCAGATCCATCATAGTGTagattttttgaagtttgtaTCATGTCAGTGTAGCATTCATTTTTCAACTCATGATCCCATACATTCtcctttgaaaaataaatacgCTGGTGCACTTTGTACAGATTCTGCTGTTGATGGCAACCGCATTGAACGTACCGATTCCTAGATCTGCACCCCAGGTGGATGTTGATTCTGTGTCCAGGGATTTGCGTACAAGGCAGCAGTCTATAGCTGATATCGCTGAGATGATCCATGTAACTATTCTGTCTCTTTCTTCTCATAGGATGGAAAGACCAACATGTTGATTGTTAAATATATAGAGTTAATAACCTGGACTTTGATGCGAATGTTGGATACAACACAGATAccaaatatgtatacatacaacTTAATCCAAGTTTTATGTGTAATTTGAAGGTTCTATACAAAAATAACCAGACCGATGTCATAACTGTTGATACAAGTACATGAAAGGTAAAATGGAGAATTCAAGTAACATTGATGAATTACGCTTTCAGATGGATTTTGTGATACACGGATAGAGGATAACTTCATGAAAAAGAACTCATATATAACCTGATTGGTACCTGGTACctgttgctggtgggaggtggcaGGTATCCCGTCGAGGTGTGCCAaagctggcccggacaccacggttatacaccaaaagaaaaaaaaaaactgattggTAAGGAAGCAACGGAGAAACACAGGTGTAACTGATATATCCACCTGATTGCTAAGGAAGCATTAGGTGGAGGGAGCAATCTGGAGGGATCAATCTGTAAGAGAATTTTCACATGGTataaaagggcagcccggtgcactaagctcccgctatgcgcagggtccggggaagggccggaccacaagggtctattgtacgcagccttaccttgcatttctgcaagaggctgtttccacggctcgaacccgtgacctcctggtcacatggcagGAACTTTAGCATAACCACGCATAAGAAAAATTTGCTATCACTTGAAAAATTTGGGGAGTTGTGTTCTGAATTTGAAGCAGTGGGATGTTAAATTCTTAAAGGGTGGCTGATCATTCCTTTCACTGTGAAGGGCAGAGATGCAGAGTTGTTTATTTTGGTCCAGTGGCTTGGTTTCGTGTATGTTGCTATAT
This portion of the Lycium ferocissimum isolate CSIRO_LF1 chromosome 1, AGI_CSIRO_Lferr_CH_V1, whole genome shotgun sequence genome encodes:
- the LOC132055645 gene encoding solanesyl diphosphate synthase 3, chloroplastic/mitochondrial-like isoform X3, with the translated sequence MIFSRGLSQISRNRFSRCRCLFSLRPQQQLYHSPIHASQKVLGCRVIHSWVSNALSGIGQQIHHQSTVIAEEQVDPFSLVADDLSLLSNRLRSMVVAEVPKLASAAEYFFKMGVEGKRFRPTILLLMATALNVPIPRSAPQVDVDSVSRDLRTRQQSIADIAEMIHVASLLHDDVLDDADTRRGIVSLNLAMGNKEVLGCSPHVPLHAKLGSHF
- the LOC132055645 gene encoding solanesyl diphosphate synthase 3, chloroplastic/mitochondrial-like isoform X5, with amino-acid sequence MIFSRGLSQISRNRFSRCRCLFSLRPQQQLYHSPIHASQKVLGCRVIHSWVSNALSGIGQQIHHQSTVIAEEQVDPFSLVADDLSLLSNRLRSMVVAEVPKLASAAEYFFKMGVEGKRFRPTILLLMATALNVPIPRSAPQVDVDSVSRDLRTRQQSIADIAEMIHVLYKNNQTDVITVDTST
- the LOC132055645 gene encoding solanesyl diphosphate synthase 3, chloroplastic/mitochondrial-like isoform X1 — encoded protein: MIFSRGLSQISRNRFSRCRCLFSLRPQQQLYHSPIHASQKVLGCRVIHSWVSNALSGIGQQIHHQSTVIAEEQVDPFSLVADDLSLLSNRLRSMVVAEVPKLASAAEYFFKMGVEGKRFRPTILLLMATALNVPIPRSAPQVDVDSVSRDLRTRQQSIADIAEMIHVASLLHDDVLDDADTRRGIVSLNLAMGNKIAVLAGDFLLSRACVALASLKNTEVYFVFSSWL
- the LOC132055645 gene encoding solanesyl diphosphate synthase 3, chloroplastic/mitochondrial-like isoform X4 is translated as MIFSRGLSQISRNRFSRCRCLFSLRPQQQLYHSPIHASQKVLGCRVIHSWVSNALSGIGQQIHHQSTVIAEEQVDPFSLVADDLSLLSNRLRSMVVAEVPKLASAAEYFFKMGVEGKRFRPTILLLMATALNVPIPRSAPQVDVDSVSRDLRTRQQSIADIAEMIHVASLLHDDVLDDADTRRGIVSLNLAMGNKVVLS